DNA sequence from the Uloborus diversus isolate 005 chromosome 1, Udiv.v.3.1, whole genome shotgun sequence genome:
CGCTTCCTGAAATCTTTGGACCCTTCATTATCTTTAGttgatgcaaaaagaaaaattctcgATCTTTCCAAAGGAGCAACCAAAGgtgtaagtaaaataaaaaataaataataataataataataataaaaaattcagttttgacatcttgaattcaaattacgtttttcgcagtcacgagtgtgtgtgtgtgtatgtaggcgtgtatgtttgagtgtgtgtgtggggtattgtttgtgtgtggggggtgttgtttgtgtgcggggggtattgtttgtgtgtggagggtaaatgtatgtgtgtttgtgtgcggggtatgtgtatgtgtgagtagttgtatgcatgtgtaggtgtgtgtgtatgtgtttgtgtgtgtatgtgtaggtgtctgaatatatgcgtgtgtgtatgtgtttgtgtgtgtaggtgtatgtgtgtgtaggtgtatgtgtgtgtaggtgtatgtgtaagtgtaggcaagtaagtgacgcaacatggagacgattttcgctagaggagcagcatcgggaggccggtcgacggtggtgctgcagagggaggcgagagaaaaataaaaccattggtattcaaaacagtcaaatgagaacaataagcaatgtgattgctcaaaaaaacaaattttgtttcaacttaaaattttatgttcattCTATTTTCACTCATTACTTATGTGTGTTGATGAAAAAGGTAGGAAAGTACGTgatgcttcaaaatttattttcgcaAGTTGAGACCACCAAGAAACGTATAGGTAGTGCTGTtactagctttttttttaatgatttaaaaaatcatttcgctAACATTTCCTCATTACAGTTATTCGTAAGGTAACAAAGGTTGAAGATTTTCCATCCTTTCATTATCTATGGAACaagtttaaaacattcaaaatttgaagactGCGGCATCCAGATGTATTTCGTTTTCGGGGGCTCTAGTCATTTAATATAAGGAGGAGGAGAGAAGCATATCCTGGAAACCTTCATTTAGGGcaggaggcgggggggggggagttcacgcCGTGCTCATGTGCAGAAATGTTGTAGAGACCTCCGTTTGACGAAATGCGCTTTGTTTTTGAGATGCAGCAATACACGAAAGCATTTTTTTGCCCATCACAGTAAAATTTCCTTCATTCTCCACAGGTAGAAATTTTTGTAGTGGTGACATCTAGGGACAAAAAACAGTACTTACCTTAGCGGAATTTTCTTTATGCTTCAATGATTCTTATTCTGGAATTTGGAAGTCGGTCGTTAAAATGGAAGATTTCTTGAGTTTTTACTCTGATTGTTTCTGATAGAAGCCGTGATCGTATAGTGGTTAGTACATTGCGTTGTGGCCGCAATAACCCAGGTTCGAATCCTGGTCACGGCATAGTAATTCTTTTTTATCTCGCTGAAAACATTTATCTCTGAAATTCATCCTACATGAAATCAAATaccaaatattttgaagaaataaaaatccaAGTTATTTTACGGAAGAACTCCGTGAAATCTCCAGGTAAAGAATCTTTGTCGTGGCAACTGCTTTTTATCAAGCGTTCGCTGTTTTAGAAACTGCTTTCTCTTACcctttaacacattgactgctagggacgagataactcgtcctccagccaacacgttgctatattttttcagcGAGTTCCATTGGCCTTCCAGGCTGTTCTGCCGCGCATAGACGAACATTTAGACAAGGTTTAAAAAGAGAACACAAGATGGCGTCATTCTGcgtttgctgtgaaaacattttttgatgcaAGCAGGCGTGCACGCGATCAAACGAGATAGCGCGCGAGTTTTTTGTGCTGTAGTCTGTggagtaaataaaaacataaaatgagcAAACGTAAGTATATGTTTTACATATAAGTATATGTAAGGAAATGTGTCGTCGTCTGCCATTCTCTGAACATTCGAAAAGAAACGCGTTATCAATGCAAAACAATTGCGTCCAAACCTACCTTATGTGTTGTAActtgctttgaaaaatatcagtgtggaaaatttctagaaaaacatatatagaatttgttttgtatgctgtattattcatgaaaaagtccaatgaaactgttttccttcaaattgtttcaaataattagcttagcgcAGGGAGTCCATATATAGACTGTCGACGACGTAGTTAATGTGTTAATGTATATACAACTAAAAAATTACCATGTTACAGAGTTACTGTTTGCTTATGGCAGGGGTGCCCAGCTAGACGGGGTCATGGCGTGGACTGCACCTATTTAGACAGAGCGGAGAATATCTGGGAATAGCCCCAACGTAGTTCTTCTCCCACCATTAAACAGTTCTTGTGCTTGATGCATCAAATATAAATCAACAACTTTGAAGTAAACAATATGAACATACATGTTTCAGCCTgagtatcattaaaaataatttattttccagCAAACCCTTTTTCTGGAGAAAGTGGCCCATGATTTGACTAAAGAAGGCAACAAATTCAAATGGAAAACGGACATCCAATTCTTAATCGACAGATATAAAGAAGGAGCTTTTACCGTGCCTCACCGAGGTTCGTCTAATCACGATATACTTATCATCAGGTGTAAAGACTCATTAAGGATATCGTAAGTGGCATCCGTTTTGCCTTTGCATTACACTTTCAGTTGTTCTCTGATTTCagagttatttcttattttgcgGTTCACTCCCTCCAAATAAAATATAGCGTCGTTTGAAAGTATTCCATCTGCAAAATAAGGTGTAATTCaccttttttgaaattaaaccaaAGATCAGCAGTTTTATAAGCATACACAAGGTGTCCCGTCAAGACCTAATCAACTCTGCGCAGCCAGATTTGCTGTttgttaaacataaaaaatattttgagaactttATCTCTAATTTATATGTGTAAAATAATTATGCTATATTCATGACTATAATTTAAGGTTTTTCAAACAAACTCTTATTTCTATTGTATCATAAGTTTTGGCTGtttagtttatgttttaaaaaatgttcatgcaTTTCAAGTGAtgcttttatttgattttttcggGATGAAGCAAATTTTGTGGGCAGTAAGACCAACTTTGAGCGTTTTTTGTGTAAATATCTTATCCGGGTCATTGTACTTAGTCCAATAA
Encoded proteins:
- the LOC129223108 gene encoding uncharacterized protein LOC129223108, encoding MIDHPPFSDPTITFFRDNVNPQFLAQNRFLKSLDPSLSLVDAKRKILDLSKGATKGQTLFLEKVAHDLTKEGNKFKWKTDIQFLIDRYKEGAFTVPHRGSSNHDILIIRCKDSLRISDLKFQAVLKHNPKARIITFDDTTHLLMLERQKDFVAEVKKFLSDESGLF